Proteins encoded within one genomic window of Lysinibacillus sphaericus:
- a CDS encoding AraC family transcriptional regulator: protein MTLTHIKVAKDLQELTIHGSKAFPIALYETTLQVDRLDFLPLHWHKEIQFVYVKSGRVNYRVGADIILLEAGEGLFVNAACLHEAKPNEVDQSLLFCINVDPKFLGGHEGSVLTSKYVQPYVTNNRLPFVKLSGELAQAVECVAQLLKERNAFFEFQVWRALLSIWEAILMQSKLTEETIHASMIVQHERAKEMLDYIHRHYQEKITLEKLAAHVFISKAECSRFFKKVVGMTPFTYLLHYRLRKSMELLRDRDKPITFIASDTGFSTVSYYIERFKAYTGYSPHAYRKKFLVEQNNT from the coding sequence TTGACATTGACGCATATTAAAGTAGCGAAGGATTTACAAGAATTAACGATACATGGTTCGAAGGCATTTCCAATTGCTTTATACGAAACGACATTACAAGTAGATCGGTTGGATTTTTTGCCATTACATTGGCATAAAGAAATACAGTTCGTCTATGTCAAAAGTGGACGTGTCAACTATCGTGTAGGTGCGGACATCATACTGCTTGAGGCGGGAGAAGGGCTATTTGTCAATGCAGCATGTTTACATGAAGCAAAACCAAATGAGGTGGACCAGTCGTTGCTGTTTTGTATAAATGTTGATCCGAAATTTTTAGGCGGACATGAAGGCAGTGTGTTGACATCTAAATATGTGCAACCATATGTAACCAATAATAGACTACCATTTGTTAAGCTTTCCGGTGAGCTAGCACAAGCTGTAGAATGTGTTGCCCAATTATTAAAGGAACGAAATGCCTTTTTTGAATTTCAGGTGTGGAGGGCATTGTTATCGATTTGGGAGGCTATTTTAATGCAATCGAAGCTTACTGAGGAAACGATACATGCTTCTATGATCGTGCAACATGAGCGTGCAAAAGAAATGCTTGACTACATTCATCGTCATTATCAAGAAAAAATAACCTTGGAAAAATTAGCTGCACATGTGTTTATCAGCAAGGCAGAATGCAGTCGTTTTTTTAAAAAAGTAGTCGGTATGACACCATTTACGTATCTATTACATTACCGTTTAAGAAAAAGTATGGAATTGTTGCGCGATCGTGACAAACCCATCACGTTTATTGCATCAGACACAGGCTTTAGTACAGTTAGTTACTATATTGAGCGTTTTAAAGCATATACGGGTTATTCACCACATGCGTATCGCAAAAAATTTTTAGTTGAACAGAACAATACGTAG
- a CDS encoding MarR family winged helix-turn-helix transcriptional regulator: MDQHDDALYTLVQEINDAIYSMDSHFIKVHQHLVTDDLSTKQMILMDFIHKNKSVTIGQIAHYLNITSSAVGQLVSKLEDQRYVIRQINPKNRREIFVHLDIAGNQYFKREEEIKRYIIAKYYSKLERSELVQLKEIIQKLNNIVLKEGMVEEIRKE; the protein is encoded by the coding sequence ATGGACCAACATGATGACGCATTATATACACTCGTACAGGAAATTAACGATGCGATTTACTCGATGGATAGCCATTTTATAAAAGTCCATCAGCATTTAGTAACAGATGATTTGTCTACAAAGCAAATGATACTTATGGATTTTATCCATAAAAATAAAAGTGTAACCATTGGACAAATTGCTCACTATTTGAATATTACTTCAAGTGCTGTTGGTCAACTCGTAAGTAAACTTGAAGATCAACGATATGTAATCCGACAAATTAACCCCAAAAATCGCCGTGAAATTTTTGTCCACTTAGATATAGCGGGTAATCAGTATTTCAAGCGGGAAGAAGAAATTAAGCGCTATATTATTGCCAAGTATTACTCGAAACTTGAACGATCAGAATTAGTCCAATTGAAGGAGATTATTCAAAAATTAAATAACATTGTTTTGAAAGAAGGCATGGTAGAGGAAATAAGAAAAGAGTGA